In the genome of Balneola sp., one region contains:
- a CDS encoding energy transducer TonB: MKKVGKHSTLLDRISFTSYQLKFEFGLILSLGALITIFSVHIIPSETEKEIILTTQEEVIIQDIVQTRQELKAPAPPRPTVPIEVPNDEVLEEEILEIDAEIDFTNIPEIPLPPRPIDQKDIEEEEIFVVVETPPVLLGGIKAVQEKVKYPEMAVKAGIEGKVIVQFVIDKDGNVLDPFIVRGIGGGCDQEAVRVVKELKFRPGLQRGRPVSVKYTLPVTFKLKEATS; this comes from the coding sequence ATGAAAAAGGTTGGAAAACATAGCACTCTACTAGACCGTATTTCTTTCACAAGTTACCAACTTAAGTTTGAATTCGGTTTAATACTCTCACTTGGTGCTTTAATAACTATATTTTCTGTTCATATAATCCCATCCGAAACAGAAAAAGAAATAATCCTGACAACACAGGAAGAAGTAATTATCCAGGATATTGTTCAAACAAGGCAGGAACTCAAAGCTCCGGCTCCACCCAGGCCAACAGTTCCAATTGAGGTTCCTAACGATGAAGTACTTGAAGAGGAGATATTAGAAATTGATGCTGAAATTGATTTCACTAATATCCCTGAAATTCCACTACCTCCTAGGCCAATTGACCAAAAAGATATCGAGGAAGAAGAAATCTTTGTAGTTGTAGAAACACCTCCTGTATTACTTGGTGGCATTAAAGCGGTTCAAGAGAAGGTAAAATATCCTGAAATGGCTGTAAAAGCCGGAATAGAAGGGAAAGTTATCGTTCAGTTTGTAATTGATAAGGATGGAAATGTGCTTGATCCTTTCATAGTTAGAGGAATCGGAGGTGGATGTGATCAGGAAGCAGTTCGAGTGGTTAAGGAATTGAAATTTAGACCCGGATTACAGAGAGGTAGACCAGTAAGTGTT
- a CDS encoding energy transducer TonB: MREPVKRMRRLKDYRKNYKLHLQIGLISSLVIFLIAFRITIESEPPEIIPIEVQEEIIMEEVVQTKQVETPPPPPRPPVPVEVPNDEILEDEILELDAELDLDGPLDLPPPPPPSDDEFDDQVFVVVEQPPVLIGGIAGVQKRIVYPEMARRAGIEGRVIIQFVVDPQGNIVNPRVVRGIGGGCDEAALKALEGAKFQPGMQRGRPVSVSYSIPISFSLEG; encoded by the coding sequence ATGAGAGAACCAGTTAAAAGAATGAGACGGTTGAAAGACTACCGGAAGAACTATAAGCTTCATTTGCAAATAGGGCTAATTTCGAGTTTGGTAATATTCTTAATCGCATTTAGGATTACGATTGAGTCTGAACCACCAGAAATAATTCCAATTGAAGTACAGGAAGAAATAATAATGGAGGAAGTTGTTCAAACTAAACAAGTTGAAACACCACCACCTCCACCAAGACCTCCTGTACCTGTTGAAGTACCCAATGACGAGATTCTGGAAGATGAGATTCTTGAGCTAGATGCCGAGCTGGATTTGGATGGTCCGTTGGACTTGCCACCGCCACCGCCGCCGTCTGACGATGAATTTGACGACCAGGTTTTTGTTGTTGTAGAACAACCTCCCGTATTAATTGGGGGAATCGCAGGCGTACAAAAGCGAATTGTTTATCCAGAGATGGCCAGGAGAGCTGGTATCGAAGGAAGAGTAATTATCCAGTTTGTTGTGGATCCACAAGGAAATATTGTAAACCCAAGAGTTGTTAGAGGAATCGGCGGAGGTTGTGATGAAGCCGCTCTCAAAGCTCTTGAAGGTGCTAAGTTCCAGCCAGGTATGCAACGAGGGAGACCTGTTAGTGTAAGCTATAGCATTCCAATTTCCTTTAGTCTGGAAGGGTAG
- a CDS encoding YegS/Rv2252/BmrU family lipid kinase: MNYFLLVNTFSNSGKSKAVIQNHFQLIKKYLPNSEIRFLEEGDRIEEIVSGIEEGFDVCVACGGDGTISAVASAIRNRSLLLGVLPIGTGNDFAKSLGLKKSLEENLAVLKKAEFISVDLVRVNDTYFINTLGIGFDGQTNFIATTLPSCLSVFRYVLAGMLTLFRAKVFTAKIKSASLEDLIVTETKMIVLANGKWEGGKYLISPSSDPNDGILELIYANKVSTVRLVLEFLKLSAGVAVSEGMFSMIKGSNFSIKLSEPVYIHKDGEILEQASVFDIELIKKELQVIA, encoded by the coding sequence TTGAATTATTTCTTACTGGTAAATACGTTTTCGAACTCAGGTAAATCCAAAGCGGTAATTCAAAATCATTTTCAGCTTATCAAGAAATACCTGCCGAATTCTGAAATCAGATTTCTGGAAGAGGGGGATCGAATTGAGGAAATAGTATCTGGGATAGAGGAGGGATTCGATGTTTGCGTAGCTTGTGGTGGTGATGGAACTATAAGCGCTGTAGCATCAGCAATTAGAAATAGGAGCCTATTGCTTGGGGTACTTCCGATAGGTACAGGAAATGATTTTGCAAAGTCTTTGGGTCTCAAAAAGTCTCTGGAAGAAAATTTAGCAGTTTTAAAAAAAGCTGAGTTTATATCAGTTGATCTAGTTCGGGTCAATGACACCTATTTTATAAATACATTAGGAATAGGCTTCGATGGTCAAACAAATTTTATAGCTACTACATTACCTTCATGTTTATCTGTTTTTAGGTACGTACTCGCAGGTATGTTGACATTGTTCCGGGCAAAAGTATTTACAGCCAAAATAAAGTCGGCCTCATTAGAAGACCTAATTGTTACTGAAACCAAAATGATCGTGTTAGCGAATGGCAAATGGGAAGGAGGGAAGTACTTGATTTCACCTTCTTCAGATCCTAATGATGGGATTCTTGAGTTAATCTATGCGAATAAAGTTTCAACTGTAAGATTAGTTCTGGAGTTTTTGAAACTTTCAGCTGGAGTTGCTGTTTCGGAAGGAATGTTCAGCATGATAAAGGGTTCAAATTTTAGCATAAAGTTATCAGAACCAGTTTATATACATAAAGATGGAGAGATTTTAGAGCAGGCCAGTGTTTTTGATATCGAATTAATTAAGAAAGAACTTCAAGTAATAGCCTAA
- a CDS encoding DUF952 domain-containing protein codes for MIRKLLEIDLLFTLIRKEDWKAFSESGIFEPDSLEEQGYIQCFLGSQIQEAANSFFSKENDLLLIVIDPLRLQVPIKHEKEGDQTYPNVYGSFSIDAIIDRIVLRKGKKGDFSVKVKHFD; via the coding sequence ATAATTAGGAAACTATTGGAAATCGATCTTTTATTTACTCTAATAAGAAAAGAAGACTGGAAAGCTTTTTCAGAATCAGGGATTTTTGAACCTGATTCTCTTGAAGAACAAGGATATATACAATGTTTTTTAGGGAGTCAGATCCAGGAAGCGGCTAATTCATTCTTTTCAAAAGAAAATGATTTACTATTAATCGTAATTGATCCTCTCAGGCTTCAGGTACCAATAAAGCACGAAAAGGAAGGAGATCAAACCTATCCAAACGTGTATGGAAGCTTTTCAATTGATGCCATTATTGATCGTATAGTTCTCAGAAAAGGCAAAAAAGGAGATTTTTCGGTGAAGGTTAAGCACTTCGACTAA
- a CDS encoding succinylglutamate desuccinylase/aspartoacylase family protein, producing the protein MPDYITIKDQKIGIGENRKINLNIARLPTYTSIDLPVHVYRAKQDGPVLLLTGGLHGDEINGIEIIRRLISTKQILPKVGTVIALPIVNIYGFLLNVRGVPDGKDINRSFPGIKGGSLARLLAYTLMTQIIPQIDCGVDFHTGGASKANFPQIRCSFNLQGAKELAKAFDAPITLHSTLIPKSFRSASNKKKKTILVYETGESLRFDEHGIGLGIEGTLKLMKHLGMKFQAPEIKGTRMFRKSGWVRAKTAGLFSPEFELGTSIEKKRSLGFISDPFGGKKTKVVFSEPGIIIGQNNNPIVHKGDALIHIAYN; encoded by the coding sequence ATGCCTGATTACATTACCATTAAAGATCAGAAAATTGGTATAGGTGAAAACCGAAAAATCAATTTGAATATCGCTCGTCTACCAACGTATACAAGTATAGATCTTCCGGTTCATGTATACCGGGCAAAACAAGACGGGCCTGTATTGCTCCTTACCGGAGGGCTTCATGGGGATGAGATTAATGGCATAGAGATTATTAGAAGGCTTATTTCCACAAAGCAAATATTGCCGAAGGTAGGAACAGTTATTGCTTTACCTATAGTAAATATTTATGGTTTTCTCTTAAATGTGAGAGGTGTTCCTGATGGAAAAGATATAAACAGAAGCTTTCCCGGAATTAAAGGAGGCTCTCTGGCCCGGTTGTTAGCTTACACTTTAATGACTCAAATTATTCCACAAATAGACTGTGGTGTTGATTTTCATACTGGAGGGGCAAGCAAAGCCAATTTCCCTCAAATACGTTGCTCGTTTAATTTACAGGGAGCCAAAGAACTAGCCAAAGCTTTTGATGCTCCTATTACCTTGCATTCTACGTTAATCCCAAAGTCTTTTCGAAGTGCTTCTAATAAAAAGAAAAAGACAATTCTAGTTTATGAAACCGGTGAATCTTTACGGTTTGATGAACATGGAATTGGCCTTGGGATTGAAGGCACTTTGAAATTAATGAAGCACTTGGGTATGAAATTTCAGGCTCCAGAAATAAAAGGAACCAGGATGTTCAGAAAATCTGGCTGGGTAAGAGCTAAAACTGCGGGGCTTTTTTCGCCTGAGTTCGAGCTTGGAACTTCCATAGAAAAGAAACGAAGCCTTGGTTTTATTTCGGATCCATTTGGAGGCAAAAAGACAAAAGTAGTATTTTCAGAACCAGGGATTATAATAGGGCAGAACAACAATCCAATTGTACACAAAGGGGATGCCCTTATTCATATAGCATATAATTAG
- a CDS encoding 30S ribosomal protein S6--L-glutamate ligase codes for MSLKIGILSRNPALYSTKRLVEAIESRGHEAKVIDHLKCDIIIEQDKPDIFYKGESLSDIDAVIPRIGASVTYYGAAVVRQFEMMNKFTAVQSQALVRSRDKLRSLQILARAGIGLPKTVFTNYSKEVDKLIDSVGGAPLIVKLLEGTQGYGVVLAPTKKAAQSIIEAFHSMKARVIVQEFISESKGADLRVFVVHGKVVGAMKRQGKEGEFRSNLHQGGTSSLIKLNKKEREAALTAAQAMGLPIAGVDMLQSERGPLILEVNSSPGLEGIEKTTGKDIAGAIIRYVASETEKIKARPVRRRKIKSNA; via the coding sequence TTGAGTTTAAAAATTGGAATACTTTCCAGAAATCCAGCGCTCTATTCAACTAAGAGGTTAGTCGAGGCTATTGAATCGAGGGGGCATGAAGCAAAAGTGATAGATCATCTTAAATGTGATATCATAATCGAGCAAGACAAACCAGATATTTTTTATAAAGGAGAAAGCTTAAGTGATATAGACGCTGTAATTCCCAGAATTGGAGCATCTGTAACTTACTATGGTGCAGCAGTAGTTCGGCAATTTGAAATGATGAATAAGTTTACTGCTGTACAATCTCAGGCATTAGTTCGATCCAGAGACAAACTAAGAAGCCTGCAGATTTTGGCTAGAGCAGGAATCGGACTTCCAAAAACGGTATTTACAAATTACTCAAAGGAAGTTGACAAGCTTATTGACTCGGTTGGTGGAGCTCCTCTTATCGTCAAGCTTTTGGAAGGCACGCAGGGCTATGGAGTTGTATTAGCTCCAACAAAAAAAGCTGCGCAATCTATCATAGAGGCATTCCATAGTATGAAGGCTCGGGTAATTGTACAGGAGTTTATTTCTGAGTCGAAAGGAGCTGATCTAAGGGTATTTGTAGTTCACGGCAAAGTAGTTGGGGCAATGAAACGGCAAGGGAAAGAAGGAGAGTTTCGATCTAATCTGCATCAGGGAGGAACCAGTTCACTAATCAAACTAAACAAAAAAGAGAGAGAAGCGGCATTAACGGCAGCCCAGGCAATGGGACTTCCAATTGCCGGGGTTGACATGCTACAATCTGAAAGGGGCCCACTTATTCTGGAAGTGAATTCATCTCCCGGTTTAGAAGGCATTGAAAAAACTACTGGCAAAGATATTGCAGGGGCGATTATCCGTTATGTGGCTTCAGAAACTGAGAAGATAAAAGCAAGACCAGTAAGGCGAAGGAAAATAAAGAGTAATGCCTGA
- a CDS encoding alanine racemase yields the protein MGIVTPLKLNAFNLFMSLEKYSTPVLILDELRAKKNILAMLKKGNDANVDVRPHFKTHQSIKIGEWFEKAGVTGITVSSLVMAEYFADAGWKSITVAFPVSFLQANLINQLASNIELRILVTDTESVEKLDGLISSKVKAYIEVDPGYNRSGLPTNDYNKLNKLKKVIEDSANLEFYGFYTHAGHSYTCRSKSEINELTASITPLLRDLKKEFRAPICFGDTPICSTIESFDFTDEISPGNFVFYDWTQVEIGSCSHQEIAVAMSCPVVGKYAERNQLLIHGGAIHFSKDSFTDSSGVTQFGKVAELNENGIGTPIKGNFVKSLSQEHGIVQCTEDYFNSVSIGDSIAILPIHSCLTAEAMGIYQTVKGDQIEHMSRKQSNVFR from the coding sequence TTGGGAATTGTTACCCCGCTTAAATTAAATGCATTTAATCTATTTATGTCCTTAGAAAAGTATAGTACTCCGGTTTTAATCCTGGATGAGCTAAGAGCAAAAAAGAACATCTTAGCTATGTTAAAAAAGGGGAATGATGCTAATGTCGATGTTCGGCCGCACTTCAAAACTCATCAATCAATAAAAATAGGAGAATGGTTTGAAAAAGCGGGAGTAACCGGGATTACAGTTTCTTCCCTAGTGATGGCTGAGTATTTTGCTGATGCAGGCTGGAAAAGCATCACTGTTGCATTCCCGGTAAGTTTTCTACAGGCAAATTTGATCAACCAACTAGCATCGAACATAGAGCTACGGATTTTGGTAACTGATACAGAAAGCGTCGAAAAACTCGATGGCCTAATAAGCTCAAAAGTTAAGGCGTATATAGAAGTTGATCCCGGTTATAATCGAAGTGGCCTCCCGACTAATGACTACAATAAATTAAACAAATTGAAAAAAGTCATTGAAGATTCCGCTAACCTGGAGTTTTATGGCTTTTATACTCATGCCGGTCATAGCTATACATGCAGATCTAAATCAGAAATAAATGAACTTACTGCATCGATAACCCCCCTACTCCGTGATCTAAAAAAAGAGTTTCGAGCTCCTATTTGTTTTGGTGATACACCAATTTGTTCAACGATAGAATCATTTGACTTTACAGATGAGATTAGCCCAGGTAATTTTGTTTTTTATGATTGGACTCAAGTGGAAATTGGCTCCTGTTCACATCAGGAAATAGCAGTAGCTATGAGCTGTCCGGTAGTAGGAAAATATGCGGAGAGAAATCAATTGCTGATTCATGGAGGAGCGATTCATTTTTCAAAAGACTCTTTTACAGATAGTTCGGGCGTGACCCAATTTGGGAAAGTAGCCGAACTGAATGAAAATGGAATTGGAACGCCAATTAAAGGGAATTTTGTCAAATCATTGTCTCAAGAACACGGGATTGTTCAATGTACCGAGGACTATTTTAACAGCGTATCCATAGGAGACTCTATAGCTATTCTTCCTATTCATTCCTGCTTAACTGCAGAAGCTATGGGAATTTATCAAACGGTTAAAGGTGATCAAATTGAGCACATGAGTAGAAAACAATCTAATGTGTTCAGATAA
- a CDS encoding LD-carboxypeptidase, with protein sequence MAFSRKDFIARLGAFSLFGILPAFSGFESSSSEIIKPKRIKRGATLGLVAPGSPIYNPNDFENMITSLEGLGYTLVLGKHVKDRKGYLAGEDEDRVQDIMDMFSDDTIDAILCTRGGWGSNRILPMVDFELIKNNPKPFIGFSDITSLLLAIYKNTGLITFHGPVGKSDWNSFTVDSWDEVLINAKKAHYEIPEDQEDTFTITPGVTEGILLGGNLTVLTSMIGSDYLPDFEGAILFFEDIGEDVYRVDRMLTQLKLSGILNKINGFVFGKCTDCSSGSNSLPLKEVLNDHIGGLNIPAFYGAMISHEDRNITLPIGIKAQMDAELKTIQLLEAAVR encoded by the coding sequence ATGGCTTTTTCAAGAAAGGATTTTATTGCCAGGTTAGGTGCTTTTTCTTTATTTGGAATATTGCCAGCTTTCTCTGGTTTTGAGAGTTCTTCGTCCGAGATCATAAAGCCAAAGCGAATTAAAAGGGGAGCTACATTAGGTCTTGTAGCACCCGGTAGTCCGATTTATAATCCCAATGATTTCGAAAATATGATTACCAGTCTGGAAGGACTTGGATATACCTTGGTATTAGGCAAGCATGTAAAAGACAGAAAGGGGTATTTAGCCGGTGAAGATGAAGATCGTGTTCAGGATATAATGGATATGTTTTCAGATGATACCATTGACGCTATTCTCTGTACAAGAGGAGGGTGGGGAAGTAATCGGATTCTGCCTATGGTAGATTTTGAACTTATTAAAAATAATCCCAAACCATTCATAGGTTTTAGCGATATCACCTCCCTGTTATTAGCTATTTATAAGAATACAGGATTAATCACTTTTCATGGCCCTGTAGGAAAATCAGATTGGAATTCATTTACTGTAGATTCATGGGATGAAGTGCTCATTAATGCTAAAAAAGCTCATTATGAGATTCCCGAAGATCAGGAAGACACGTTTACTATTACACCGGGAGTAACAGAGGGGATATTACTGGGTGGAAATTTAACAGTACTCACTTCAATGATTGGCTCAGATTACTTACCAGATTTTGAAGGAGCGATTCTTTTTTTCGAAGATATAGGAGAAGATGTATATCGGGTAGATCGTATGCTTACCCAGTTAAAGCTCTCGGGTATTCTTAATAAGATAAATGGTTTTGTATTTGGTAAATGTACTGACTGCTCTTCTGGTTCAAACAGTCTGCCTTTAAAAGAAGTGCTCAATGATCATATTGGTGGATTAAACATACCTGCTTTTTATGGTGCTATGATCAGTCATGAGGATAGAAATATTACACTACCAATTGGAATTAAGGCCCAAATGGACGCAGAATTAAAAACCATTCAATTGTTGGAAGCAGCAGTTCGTTAG
- the nadD gene encoding nicotinate (nicotinamide) nucleotide adenylyltransferase, giving the protein MKPRIGLFGGTFDPVHSGHVSIAHSFITSGKIDELWVLLTPYPPHKTEKDHAPYTMRLKMLQQAFTGVDRLKILTIENELPKPSYTVKTIKFLKEKNPDFDFPYFCMGEDSLASFHKWRLHEEIIEEVELLVAERPGANHSEVKEYILDKTLFVEHVPFDVSSTMVKEIMGDGEVPSHLVPDEVLGIIEEEALYKQKK; this is encoded by the coding sequence ATGAAACCTCGTATCGGATTATTTGGAGGAACTTTCGACCCTGTTCATTCGGGGCACGTTTCGATAGCTCATTCTTTTATTACATCCGGTAAGATTGATGAACTCTGGGTCCTTTTAACTCCATACCCTCCTCATAAGACAGAAAAGGATCATGCACCATATACAATGCGGCTTAAAATGCTCCAACAAGCATTTACCGGGGTTGATCGCCTCAAAATTCTTACTATTGAGAATGAGCTACCAAAACCGTCTTATACTGTCAAGACGATTAAATTTCTAAAAGAAAAGAATCCAGATTTCGATTTTCCTTATTTCTGTATGGGAGAAGATAGTTTGGCTAGCTTTCACAAGTGGAGGCTCCATGAGGAAATTATAGAAGAAGTCGAGCTACTTGTAGCTGAACGTCCCGGAGCCAATCACTCTGAAGTGAAAGAGTATATATTGGATAAGACTTTATTTGTTGAACATGTTCCCTTTGATGTCTCGTCTACGATGGTAAAAGAAATTATGGGAGATGGGGAAGTTCCTAGCCATTTAGTACCAGATGAGGTATTGGGTATCATAGAAGAAGAAGCATTGTATAAGCAAAAAAAATAA
- the bamD gene encoding outer membrane protein assembly factor BamD, whose amino-acid sequence MNRLPVYLLLAVFLITGCRNKDLVRPGEPINVAFDKSVALFEKEKYGDAAYGFDQVTRLGRGSNYAEEAQFYLAESYFLNKQYILAASEYDRFLAYYPQNARVQEVDYKRAVCLYMQSPRYRLDQSSTLRAIELFQLFNSKYPDSEYVQESAQRIDELRNKLARKNFEAAEFYLRTQRYLAATIYFDQTIDQYPESVWAERALVRQIETYITYADNSITEKQNERYNLAVSTYEKFIQLFPQSQDRGKAESLYLEAQDKLSKLSPSVEGVALGDN is encoded by the coding sequence ATGAATCGTTTGCCAGTTTATCTGCTTTTAGCAGTTTTTTTAATTACAGGGTGTAGAAATAAAGATCTTGTCCGACCCGGAGAGCCTATTAATGTAGCGTTTGATAAGTCAGTGGCTCTTTTTGAAAAAGAGAAATACGGTGACGCAGCTTATGGTTTTGATCAGGTAACTCGTTTAGGTAGAGGGTCAAATTATGCTGAAGAAGCTCAATTTTATCTAGCTGAGAGTTATTTTCTAAATAAGCAGTATATCCTGGCTGCTTCCGAGTACGATCGATTTTTGGCTTATTATCCGCAAAACGCTCGGGTACAGGAAGTGGATTACAAAAGGGCAGTATGTCTTTATATGCAAAGTCCCAGATATCGATTAGATCAATCCTCAACATTAAGAGCTATAGAGTTATTTCAGTTGTTCAATAGCAAATATCCTGATTCAGAGTATGTACAAGAATCTGCTCAACGAATTGATGAGCTCAGAAATAAATTGGCGAGAAAAAACTTTGAAGCGGCTGAATTTTATTTAAGAACACAACGATACCTCGCAGCAACTATCTATTTTGATCAAACTATCGATCAGTATCCTGAGTCAGTTTGGGCTGAAAGAGCGCTAGTAAGGCAAATTGAGACCTACATAACATATGCTGATAATAGCATCACTGAGAAACAGAATGAGCGTTATAATCTTGCGGTCTCTACTTATGAAAAATTTATCCAGTTATTCCCCCAAAGCCAGGACAGGGGGAAGGCAGAAAGTCTTTATTTGGAAGCCCAGGATAAGTTGTCTAAACTATCTCCTTCAGTAGAAGGAGTAGCGCTAGGCGATAATTAA
- a CDS encoding polyprenyl synthetase family protein, translating into MSHSLHKELLVEIESGLNHLQLPQTPETLYQSFKYALNGGGKRIRPILSLLGCGMCGGQTNEALPAAIAVEILHNFTLVHDDIMDSAETRRGRASVYKKWDQNIAILGGDVMFAKAAQQLGYYGNEESYSKKEFSDINEVFLNSTVTVCEGQALDMEFVTRDSVSHEEYLEMIAGKTAALLSGALEMGGIAGHASPEQRGNLKELGLCMGLAFQIQDDLLDATADPERFGKKPGGDIFEGKKTYLTILALERADEDQSKIINETLDAELPTEESVNEVLSIFKKLNVLEDAIQEISDRYNRAYELLANFSDSKYKTELKNLLIFLQNRDH; encoded by the coding sequence TTGAGTCATTCATTACATAAAGAGCTGCTCGTTGAAATAGAGTCGGGTCTTAATCATCTACAATTACCGCAAACTCCAGAAACTCTTTACCAATCCTTCAAGTACGCACTAAATGGGGGAGGCAAAAGGATTCGTCCCATTCTTAGTCTTTTAGGATGTGGAATGTGTGGTGGGCAAACTAATGAAGCTTTGCCAGCTGCTATTGCGGTAGAAATACTTCATAACTTTACACTGGTTCATGATGATATAATGGATTCTGCTGAGACCAGACGAGGTAGAGCAAGTGTTTATAAAAAATGGGATCAAAACATCGCCATATTAGGTGGTGATGTTATGTTTGCTAAAGCCGCGCAACAGCTTGGATACTATGGTAATGAGGAAAGCTACAGTAAAAAAGAATTCAGCGATATTAATGAGGTTTTCTTGAACTCGACAGTTACGGTATGTGAAGGTCAGGCTCTGGATATGGAGTTTGTGACCAGAGATTCTGTATCTCATGAAGAGTATTTAGAAATGATTGCCGGCAAAACAGCAGCATTGTTAAGTGGAGCACTTGAAATGGGAGGGATTGCGGGGCACGCTTCACCTGAACAAAGAGGTAATCTAAAAGAGCTTGGACTTTGTATGGGATTGGCATTTCAAATTCAGGATGATTTGCTAGATGCTACTGCCGATCCTGAAAGGTTTGGCAAAAAACCAGGTGGGGATATTTTTGAAGGAAAGAAAACATATCTAACTATTCTTGCGTTAGAGCGTGCAGATGAAGATCAATCTAAAATAATAAATGAAACCTTAGACGCTGAATTGCCCACCGAAGAATCGGTTAATGAAGTGTTGAGCATCTTTAAAAAATTAAATGTATTGGAAGACGCAATTCAGGAAATCTCAGACCGATACAACAGGGCCTATGAATTGCTTGCTAATTTTTCTGATTCCAAATACAAGACTGAACTAAAAAATCTACTTATCTTCTTACAAAATCGTGATCACTAA
- a CDS encoding type 2 isopentenyl-diphosphate Delta-isomerase encodes MADIRQRKKDHVELTVTEGTQYSQSSGFDRFNFVHNALPEVDYNEVSTEATLLGRSFAFPLFISSMTGGYAEAGPVNAIIAEFCEQFNLPFGVGSQRAMLEDVSVIKTFSIVREKAPTAFIAANIGGAQLVGGFSKDAIMKITGSIEADAIIIHLNPLQELMQPEGDTNFKGVLEGIEQLVNDAHVPVLVKETGAGISKYVAKRLLNAGVEVIDVAGAGGTSWAKVENYRSSNKNPNHSFDNWGIPTAQCIRDISSLQWERSFELIASGGIRTAHDIAKSLCLGATFTASAQPVIKAISESGLEGLEILFEVWKKDLKIILTLLGCSTLKELNSTHLIEKTDK; translated from the coding sequence ATGGCAGACATCAGACAGCGAAAAAAAGACCACGTTGAACTAACAGTGACCGAAGGTACTCAATACAGCCAATCTTCTGGTTTTGACCGATTTAACTTTGTACATAATGCTCTTCCCGAAGTGGACTATAATGAAGTATCCACAGAAGCCACACTATTAGGTCGAAGCTTTGCTTTTCCTTTATTCATTTCATCAATGACTGGGGGGTACGCTGAAGCAGGTCCTGTAAACGCGATTATCGCCGAGTTTTGTGAGCAGTTTAATCTCCCATTTGGAGTAGGTAGCCAACGAGCGATGCTGGAAGATGTCTCTGTAATCAAAACATTTTCTATAGTTCGGGAAAAAGCCCCAACGGCATTTATTGCTGCCAATATTGGAGGAGCTCAGCTGGTTGGTGGCTTTTCCAAAGACGCTATTATGAAAATTACCGGTAGTATCGAAGCTGATGCTATCATCATTCATTTAAACCCGCTTCAGGAGCTTATGCAACCAGAGGGAGATACTAATTTCAAAGGGGTTTTGGAAGGCATTGAGCAACTGGTAAACGATGCTCATGTACCGGTTTTGGTAAAAGAGACTGGCGCAGGGATTTCCAAATATGTTGCCAAACGCTTATTGAATGCAGGAGTAGAAGTTATTGATGTTGCAGGTGCTGGGGGTACCAGTTGGGCTAAAGTAGAGAATTACCGCTCTTCGAATAAGAATCCAAACCATAGTTTCGATAATTGGGGAATTCCAACAGCGCAATGTATACGGGATATAAGTTCGTTACAATGGGAGCGAAGTTTTGAATTAATAGCATCAGGTGGTATACGAACGGCACATGACATAGCGAAATCACTTTGTTTAGGAGCAACATTCACCGCAAGTGCTCAACCCGTCATAAAGGCAATCTCTGAGTCGGGATTGGAAGGGCTTGAAATCTTGTTCGAGGTATGGAAAAAGGATCTAAAGATCATTTTGACTCTTTTGGGATGTAGTACTTTAAAAGAACTAAATAGTACCCATTTGATTGAAAAAACAGACAAATAA